The Cucumis melo cultivar AY chromosome 5, USDA_Cmelo_AY_1.0, whole genome shotgun sequence genome has a segment encoding these proteins:
- the LOC103495923 gene encoding PITH domain-containing protein At3g04780 gives MAAASATAINRNQVDLSDFINWSGVECLNQNFSHTFTNALNQTCRDNDSLLLESDADEQLLIYIPFNQVVKLHSLVIKGPEEEGPRTVKLFSNKENMGFGNVNDYPPSDTIVLSPDNLTGKPEVVKYVKFQNVRSLTIFIEDNQSGTDTTKIQKIALYGTTVETTDMKGLKKIEDH, from the exons ATGGCTGCCGCATCTGCCACCGCTATTAATCGGAATCAG GTTGATCTGTCCGACTTCATTAACTGGTCTGGTGTCGAGTGCCTCAACCAGAATTTTAGCCATACTTTTACAAATGCTCTTAATCAG ACTTGTAGGGATAATGACAGCTTGCTTTTGGAGAGTGATGCAGATGAGCAGCTCTTGATATACATACCTTTTAACCAAGTCGTTAAATTGCATTCCTTGGTCATCAAGGGACCTGAAGAGGAAG GTCCTAGGACTGTAAAGCTTTTCTCAAACAAGGAGAATATGGGATTTGG CAACGTCAATGACTACCCTCCCAGTGACACAATCGTGTTGTCCCCAGATAATCTTACG GGAAAGCCAGAGGTTGTGAAGTACGTGAAATTTCAAAATGTTCGTAG cTTGACAATTTTTATAGAGGATAACCAATCTGGAACCGACACTACAAAAATTCAAAAGATTGCCTTGTATGGAACAAC CGTTGAAACAACCGACATGAAGGGTCTGAAGAAGATCGAGGATCACTAA
- the LOC103495934 gene encoding probable ribose-5-phosphate isomerase 3, chloroplastic codes for MASLSFISPPSLSSSRHVSSIANLLLRSSKPLNLSTHCRPLSVHARVSTLTQDDLKKLAADKAVEYVKSGMVLGLGTGSTAAFVVAKIGELLKTNQLTDIVGIPTSKRTEEQARSLGIPLSVLDDHPHLDLAIDGADEVDPDLNLVKGRGGALLREKMVEAASDKFVVVVDDTKLVDGLGGSGLAMPVEVVQFCWKYNLVRLQELFKEEGCEAKLRLEGDGKPYVTDNSNYIVDLYFKTPIKDGLAAGKEISAFEGVVEHGLFLDMATAVIIAGKDGIDIKNK; via the coding sequence ATGGCGTCCCTCTCCTTCATTTCTCCTCCTTCTCTCTCCTCCTCTCGCCATGTTTCCTCCATAGCCAACCTTCTCCTCCGCTCCTCAAAACCCCTAAATCTCTCCACCCATTGCCGCCCTCTCTCCGTCCACGCCCGCGTCTCCACTCTCACTCAAGACGACCTCAAGAAACTCGCCGCCGACAAAGCCGTCGAGTATGTCAAAAGCGGCATGGTCCTCGGCCTCGGCACCGGCTCCACTGCCGCCTTCGTCGTCGCTAAGATCGGTGAACTTCTCAAGACTAATCAATTAACCGACATTGTAGGAATCCCTACCTCGAAACGAACGGAAGAACAAGCTAGGTCATTAGGAATTCCTCTCTCTGTATTAGACGACCATCCGCATCTCGATTTAGCTATCGATGGTGCTGATGAAGTCGATCCAGATCTGAATCTCGTCAAAGGCCGTGGCGGCGCTTTATTGCGTGAGAAGATGGTGGAGGCGGCGTCCGATAAGTTCGTCGTCGTCGTTGATGATACTAAATTAGTCGACGGTCTAGGCGGAAGCGGTCTCGCGATGCCTGTTGAAGTTGTTCAATTTTGCTGGAAATACAATTTGGTGAGGCTTCAAGAGCTGTTTAAGGAGGAAGGTTGTGAGGCGAAACTCCGATTAGAGGGCGACGGGAAGCCATATGTTACCGATAACTCGAATTACATTGTGGATTTGTATTTCAAGACTCCGATTAAGGATGGATTGGCGGCAGGAAAAGAAATATCGGCGTTTGAAGGAGTGGTGGAGCATGGATTGTTCTTGGATATGGCGACCGCCGTGATCATCGCCGGAAAAGATGGGATTGATATCAAGAACAAATGA
- the LOC103499567 gene encoding uncharacterized protein LOC103499567 → MEISSHIFVDFLSIFLLLLLPTSIVMADDSPFPLDKVCEEVNCGKGNCTPGVEHLPFGFSCECDPGWKRTRDNDDDLVFLPCVIPNCTLNYGCQPAPPPVPEKPVPKNSSFFNPCYWAYCGEGDCVRNKTYIHTCECRPGFYNLLNISTFPCYTDCTIGSDCAKLGIKVANVNGTDNNGSGSGNGTGHGNSILPGKFQWVALAVLFAMAMELWN, encoded by the exons ATGGAAATCTCCTCTCACATTTTTGTTGACTTTCTCTCCATTTTCCTCCTCCTTCTCCTTCCTACTTCTATTGTTATGGCAGATGATTCTCCTTTTCCATTAG ataaAGTATGTGAAGAAGTGAACTGTGGAAAAGGAAACTGCACACCCGGCGTGGAACATCTTCCATTCGGGTTCTCATGCGAATGTGATCCAGGTTGGAAGCGAACTCGCGACAACGACGACGATCTCGTCTTTCTTCCTTGCGTCATCCCTAACT GTACTCTCAACTATGGCTGCCAGCCAGCGCCACCGCCGGTGCCGGAGAAACCTGTTCCGAAAAACTCATCTTTCTTCAACC CTTGCTATTGGGCATATTGTGGAGAAGGAGATTGTGTGAGAAACAAAACCTATATACACACATGTGAATGCAGACCTGGCTTCTACAATCTCCTCAACATTTCTACCTTCCCTTGCTATACTGATT GTACAATAGGATCTGATTGTGCAAAGCTTGGAATTAAAGTTGCAAATGTGAATGGTACTGATAATAATGGAAGTGGTTCTGGAAATGGCACTGGACATG GAAACTCAATTCTACCAGGAAAATTTCAATGGGTAGCTTTAGCAGTTTTATTTGCCATGGCTATGGAGCTTTGGAACTAG